In the genome of Drosophila subpulchrella strain 33 F10 #4 breed RU33 chromosome 2L, RU_Dsub_v1.1 Primary Assembly, whole genome shotgun sequence, one region contains:
- the LOC119548623 gene encoding trafficking kinesin-binding protein milt isoform X4, producing MTRAYDDIEAVTRLLEEKEKDLELTVQIGKELLTQNNALEARVADLETDLKASNDDRAQLVHELHKKNELISVLTNDADDGTDTDTPTMSKSITLDLLQRKVNTLIDENKSLKCEATQLAHQTDEVEEHERQLMADISAQLNDANSQYDNLSLELERQREENRLQHEQIVSLTARLAEAEMRLHQLTQDNDEHLSLLHVTKENQNALALELVEFKQRYEEVLALLHSAQDQLKQQRKRSQPMARSSFLGGLGTSGAGVGGGLFQPDSLHFELMESSQYSENSLDSGISGDSQRSADRINRMMMNMPSGGMSTSAMGSSIYAGAGNVPPYKRVFDTVRCAGKSGNYMDSGNVSMTQLGAMSMSSSSGPRMASMAYPAGSYYRGGSSQSLGVKTLSSESLNSQSDDGYPAQPSGVPGAPGAKELEAALKRLTPAEVLARRAMLSYAPAGTYNYDEPMTHGAGKDRNSDLPLGVRTPDSIMSTGSSGMSGSTNHMSASMTHQWRLPEKLQIIKPMEGSQTLHHWSRLATPTLSGLLDERPGVTIRGGRGLDDLGMQIYTLSDVEEDVSDELPGKQFEAPGCTFTYTNSMVMHPDDGFVNDLSFLSQSQMSSRMASTSTSRQPSCPATPRSGLSRKNSCSTFSVNLGLAGMLNERGIKAVTPSALNTPAGPNFTPTVTPCNSPEGSPPRAQSPEPLFGLLSSGADLIRRKIVGDQHQQQQHKQRSSLSKQQQQKIMLSHLERRALRSLNLIEKVESIGLENIISAQRGLGSGIANRSSSPLSSGSLQSLHTSTNSIVDDIHFDRAQIKGVLHRGLKSPTPAGPSTSAAAGVPLSTSSSTSAYNSDDSDDQGLVMKIKPSKGATPKTTTAAQQSQPTSGSSAPTTTSNGTASETRLKQMQRQKSRRQLKNGMASQRPDLGTISGGGGRVRPDLGKVADSGSSKLSNKRHEAKAAEEEEAAPQSITQAFVGSVSSLLFGRKGGWL from the exons ATGACTCGGGCGTACGATGACATTGAGGCCGTGACGCGACTGCTGGAGGAGAAGGAGAAGGACCTGGAGCTGACTGTGCAGATCGGAAAGGAGCTGCTCACCCAGAACAATGCCCTCGAGGCCCGGGTTGCCGATCTGGAGACCGATCTCAAGGCCTCCAACGACGATCGCGCCCAGCTTGTCCACGAGCTGCACAAGAAGAACGAGCTTATCTCGGTGCTTACCAACGATGCAGACGATGGCACAGATACTG ACACTCCCACCATGTCGAAGTCCATTACGTTGGACCTGCTGCAGCGCAAGGTGAACACTCTGATCGACGAGAACAAGTCGCTCAAGTGCGAGGCCACCCAATTGGCCCACCAAACGGAcgaggtggaggagcatgagCGCCAGCTGATGGCCGACATCAGTGCCCAGTTGAACGATGCCAATTCGCAGTACGACAACCTCAGTCTGGAGTTGGAGCGGCAGCGGGAGGAGAACCGACTGCAGCACGAGCAGATCGTAAGTCTGACAGCTCGCCTGGCGGAGGCGGAGATGCGGTTGCACCAACTGACGCAAGACAACGACGAGCACCTGTCCCTGCTGCACGTGACCAAGGAGAACCAGAATGCCTTGGCCCTGGAGCTGGTAGAGTTCAAGCAGCGCTACGAAGAGGTGCTCGCCCTGCTGCACTCGGCCCAGGATCAGCTGAAGCAGCAGCGCAAGCGGTCTCAGCCGATGGCTAGAAGCTCCTTCCTCGGTGGCCTGGGCACAAGTGGTGCAGGCGTTGGAGGTGGTCTCTTCCAGCCGGACTCGCTGCACTTTGAGCTGATGGAGTCGTCGCAGTACTCAGAGAACAGCCTGGACTCTGGCATATCCGGCGACAGCCAACGATCTGCAGACCGCATTAACCGCATGATGATGAACATGCCGTCCGGTGGCATGAGTACATCCGCCATGGGCAGCAGCATCTACGCAGGAGCTGGTAATGTGCCTCCGTACAAGCGGGTGTTCGACACGGTGCGATGTGCCGGCAAAAGCGGCAACTACATGGACAGCGGCAACGTGTCGATGACCCAACTGGGCGCCATGTCGATGAGCAGTTCCTCGGGGCCGCGCATGGCTTCGATGGCGTATCCAGCGGGCTCATACTATCGTGGCGGTAGCAGTCAATCGCTGGGCGTTAAAACTCTGTCCAGCGAGAGTCTCAACTCCCAGTCAGATGACGGTTATCCAGCCCAGCCCTCTGGTGTGCCAGGAGCGCCCGGCGCCAAGGAGTTGGAGGCGGCTCTCAAGAGGCTGACGCCGGCGGAGGTATTGGCCCGCCGTGCTATGCTGTCTTATGCGCCGGCTGGAACGTATAACTATGATGAGCCCATGACTCATGGAGCAGGAAAAGACCGCAACTCTGACCTCCCGTTGGGTGTGCGCACGCCGGACAGTATCATGTCCACCGGCTCCTCTGGAATGTCGGGCTCTACGAATCACATGTCCGCCTCGATGACGCACCAGTGGCGCCTGCCCGAGAAACTCCAGATCATCAAACCGATGGAGGGATCGCAGACATTGCACCATTGGTCTCGcctggccacgcccacactcAGTGGATTGCTGGACGAGCGTCCCGGCGTTACGATTCGCGGTGGACGTGGGCTAGACGACCTGGGCATGCAAATCTACACGCTCTCGGACGTCGAAGAGGACGTTAGCGATGAGCTGCCCGGCAAACAGTTCGAAGCGCCAGGCTGCACTTTCACCTACACCAACAGCATGGTTATGCATCCGGACGATGGCTTTGTTAACGATCTGTCGTTCCTGTCGCAGTCGCAGATGTCCTCTCGAATGGCCTCCACATCAACATCAAGACAACCCAG TTGTCCTGCCACGCCCCGCTCTGGACTCTCGCGCAAAAACTCCTGCTCCACATTTTCGGTAAACCTCGGACTCGCCGGCATGCTGAATGAGAGGGGTATCAAGGCGGTAACGCCCAGTGCCCTCAACACGCCCGCCGGTCCAAACTTCACGCCCACGGTGACGCCATGCAACAGCCCGGAGGGATCGCCTCCTCGCGCCCAGTCGCCCGAGCCGCTCTTTGGACTGCTCTCGTCGGGTGCGGATCTAATTCGTCGTAAAATTGTCGGCGatcagcaccagcagcagcaacataagCAACGGAGCAGCCTCagcaagcagcagcagcaaaagatCATGCTGTCGCACCTGGAGAGACGGGCACTGCGATCGTTGAACCTCATCGAGAAGGTGGAGAGCATTGGACTGGAGAATATAATAAGCGCACAGAGAGGCCTTGGCTCGGGTATTGCGAACCGCAGTAGTTCGCCGTTGAGCAGTGGCAGCCTGCAGAGTCTGCACACGAGCACCAACAGCATTGTGGACGACATACACTTTGATCGGGCTCAAATCAAGGGTGTTTTGCATAGAGGCTTAAAGTCGCCCACGCCCGCAGGACCATCAACTTCGGCGGCAGCCGGCGTACCTTTATCGAcgagcagcagcaccagcgcTTACAACAGCGATGATAGCGACGACCAGGGTTTAGTGATGAAGATCAAGCCATCAAAGGGCGCGACACCCAAAACCACAACAGCAGCACAACAAAGTCAGCCAACTTCTGGATCGAGTGCACCGACGACGACGTCCAACGGCACGGCCAGCGAAACGCGGCTGAAGCAGATGCAGCGCCAGAAATCGCGGAGGCAGTTGAAGAACGGCATGGCCAGCCAGAGACCCGATCTGGGCACAATTTCTGGAGGCGGCGGTCGGGTGCGTCCCGATCTGGGAAAAGTTGCCgacagcggcagcagcaagcTGAGCAACAAGCGACATGAGGCGAAGGcagcggaggaggaggaggcggcaCCACAGAGCATCACACAGGCGTTTGTGGGTTCAGTTAGTTCCTTGCTTTTCGGCCGCAAGGGCGGTTGGCTGTAA